The following proteins are encoded in a genomic region of Pseudomonas sp. Os17:
- the rluB gene encoding 23S rRNA pseudouridine(2605) synthase RluB has protein sequence MSDTDQNDQEIRPAGEKLQKVLARIGVGSRRDVEAWISQGRIKVNGKEATLGLRVDLHDAISIDGKVIKREEAAESVRRVIMYNKPDGEICTRDDPEGRPTVFDKLPRPREGRWINIGRLDINTTGLLMFTTDGELANRLMHPSYEMDREYAVRVRGEVDDEMIERLKAGVMLEDGPAKFTDIQQAPGGEGFNHWYHCVVMEGRNREVRRLWESQGLVVSRLKRVRFGPVFLNSDLPMGRWREMSQYEVDVLSAEVGLTPVALPQLNAKSKDKLERMQRKSSRPVGKSERVRTLRPATGAPASPRASREPQIEGERPGRKPAARQDGERAPRAPRPASGRGTPVAERPADTKRPAKPAPKSKRPSPVLDKDAPSGKRRGAPAGAGQRPGFGRRKPE, from the coding sequence ATGAGCGATACCGATCAGAACGACCAGGAAATCCGTCCAGCCGGCGAGAAACTGCAGAAAGTCCTCGCCCGTATCGGCGTCGGCTCGCGCCGCGACGTCGAGGCCTGGATCAGCCAGGGCCGGATCAAGGTCAACGGCAAAGAGGCCACCCTGGGCCTGCGCGTCGACCTGCATGACGCCATTTCCATCGATGGCAAGGTGATCAAGCGCGAAGAGGCCGCCGAATCGGTGCGCCGCGTGATCATGTACAACAAGCCCGACGGCGAAATCTGCACCCGTGACGACCCGGAAGGCCGTCCGACCGTGTTCGACAAGCTGCCGCGTCCGCGGGAAGGCCGCTGGATCAACATCGGCCGCCTGGACATCAACACCACCGGCTTGCTGATGTTCACCACCGACGGTGAGCTGGCCAACCGCCTGATGCACCCGTCCTACGAGATGGACCGCGAGTACGCGGTGCGTGTGCGTGGTGAGGTCGACGACGAGATGATCGAGCGCCTCAAGGCCGGGGTCATGCTCGAAGACGGCCCGGCCAAGTTCACCGACATCCAGCAGGCGCCCGGTGGCGAAGGTTTCAACCACTGGTACCACTGCGTGGTGATGGAAGGGCGCAACCGTGAAGTGCGCCGCCTGTGGGAATCCCAGGGCCTGGTGGTCAGCCGCCTGAAGCGCGTGCGCTTCGGTCCGGTGTTCCTCAACTCAGACCTGCCCATGGGCCGCTGGCGCGAAATGAGCCAGTACGAAGTCGACGTGCTCAGTGCCGAAGTCGGCCTGACCCCGGTGGCCCTGCCGCAGCTCAACGCCAAGTCCAAGGACAAGCTGGAGCGCATGCAGCGCAAATCCTCGCGTCCGGTGGGCAAGAGCGAGCGCGTGCGCACCCTGCGTCCGGCCACCGGCGCACCGGCCAGCCCGCGTGCTTCCCGCGAGCCGCAGATCGAAGGCGAGCGCCCAGGGCGCAAGCCGGCGGCCCGTCAGGACGGTGAGCGCGCGCCACGCGCGCCGCGTCCGGCCAGCGGTCGGGGCACGCCGGTAGCCGAGCGTCCGGCGGACACCAAGCGTCCGGCCAAACCGGCACCGAAGTCCAAGCGTCCAAGCCCGGTGCTGGACAAGGACGCGCCGTCCGGCAAGCGTCGTGGCGCCCCGGCCGGTGCCGGCCAGCGTCCCGGCTTCGGTCGTCGCAAGCCGGAGTAA
- a CDS encoding leucyl aminopeptidase, with protein sequence MDQTRAIRHFLYYLERHPALSNARAQKVVLGHTADYQAMVSAILEQARQATPLTLSALRLDLEPAERLARAIIDCDLYIFFYDSSTLTQPRPDGPEFLRPLHGLMAEHWKKSLLFKDYGEYFYDTFSVEPQRIADLNATLIRRLSQASTLSFSDPQGSYFETPLSNVKKWTDINGVGNYDLAPGEIATHSEAINGHVKFLGTFLGTIPFARKYGVLQAPLELWIENSSITRVATEVPGLANDFNKYLDANPSNRRIEELGIGTNEGIRSLYGRNSGFEERHCGLHLGLGGGAKGSHHLDLIFSSGVLAVDNKPVFDGQFAF encoded by the coding sequence ATGGACCAGACCCGCGCCATCCGCCATTTCCTGTACTACCTCGAACGCCACCCGGCCCTGAGCAACGCCCGAGCGCAGAAAGTGGTGCTCGGCCACACCGCCGACTACCAGGCCATGGTCAGTGCCATCCTCGAACAGGCGCGCCAGGCCACGCCGCTGACGCTCAGCGCCCTGCGCCTGGACCTGGAGCCGGCCGAACGCCTGGCCCGGGCGATCATCGACTGCGACCTGTACATTTTTTTCTACGACTCCTCGACCCTGACCCAGCCCCGCCCCGACGGCCCGGAGTTCCTCCGCCCGCTGCACGGACTGATGGCCGAGCACTGGAAGAAGTCGCTGCTGTTCAAGGATTACGGCGAGTACTTCTACGACACCTTCAGCGTCGAGCCGCAGCGTATCGCCGACCTCAATGCCACCTTGATCCGCCGCCTGTCCCAGGCTTCGACCCTGAGCTTCAGCGACCCCCAGGGCTCATATTTCGAGACCCCCCTGAGCAACGTGAAGAAATGGACCGACATCAACGGCGTCGGCAACTACGACCTGGCACCCGGGGAAATCGCCACCCACAGCGAGGCCATCAACGGTCATGTGAAGTTTCTCGGCACCTTCCTCGGCACCATCCCCTTCGCCCGTAAATACGGGGTACTGCAAGCACCGCTGGAGCTGTGGATCGAGAACTCCAGCATCACCAGGGTCGCCACCGAGGTACCGGGGCTGGCCAACGACTTCAACAAATACCTGGATGCCAACCCGTCCAACCGGCGCATCGAGGAGCTGGGCATCGGCACCAACGAAGGCATCAGGTCCCTCTACGGGCGCAATTCCGGCTTCGAGGAGCGCCACTGCGGCCTGCACCTGGGGCTGGGAGGCGGCGCCAAGGGCAGCCACCACCTGGATCTGATCTTCAGCTCAGGGGTGCTGGCGGTGGACAACAAGCCGGTGTTCGACGGCCAGTTCGCCTTCTAG